A segment of the Brienomyrus brachyistius isolate T26 chromosome 13, BBRACH_0.4, whole genome shotgun sequence genome:
CACGGACTTTTTTCTCTTCTACCGTCCGGAAAACGGTATCGGAGCTTCTGCTCTGCCTCTACCAGGCTGTGCAACAGCTTCATACCACAAACCATCAGAACTCTGAACACACACTAATATCTGTACTGACTCTCGTCAAATTCCTCTAAACTGCATATACAAAATACCTCTAAATTGCAACTGCACTTTACTCACTTACGAAGTTAACATCTCTGCACTATTTCTTATCTATTTACTTCCTCTTTGCACCTTGTACGTCCTGTGACAGTGATGTTAAATGTACTATGTGTTACACCAGGACCATGGAGAAACGTTGTTTCATCACTCTTTGTACATGTATGGAGCTGCTGATGACAAAGTAACCTTGAATCTCGAACTTTGTATTAGAAATATCTTTAGCATAACACATTAAATTGATTAAAATGTAGACCAAGACTTTGTTTTACAACGCTTCATTTAACTAGGAAACATTAACGAGGTAGCAATAAATAATGCAGTACTATAATGgtattttttcattaaaaatgtttattcttttattattgTAATAGAAGACATGTTACATTACCAGTGATATGAAGGAGGTAggttaatatataataatttgaTGGCAATTTAACATTAGTATCACTCTTACTGATAATTATATGGTGTTTTAGGTGATGTTATTGGAGGATAATAATGTTTTCACTTTGTGTGCCACGGTTAATAAAAGAAGTTACCCCCTTGAAAAATGTTAAGGAccataaaaatacatttcactTTCCACATTTTATACTCTCAAATAACACTGTTCTGGTTCCATGGGAATGGCCACAGAATCAgataattaaaaagaaaaacagaaatttAAATCTCTTGAGAAATCATTGTCACGACTGTTACAATGTCATTACTAATATATTGCTGATATTGTATAGATAGAACAAATAAAAGATAAATGCATAAACACTGAAATATttgaaaagataaaaataagcaGAATATTACAGCAATGGTAAGAATTTGCTTTAGCATTTTAATACTGTAATCCTTACCAGGAATATTGGTTAGGAAATGGATTTAAATCATGGAGTTCATAAAATGAACACTGCGAATGAGCATCACGAACTGTATATTTAAGTATACTGTGTTATCTTGGACTGGGTTGACTGCTCCGTCTTTTTGTTACGTTTCCGGAAAGCAAAGGCGTAGAGAAAGGGATTCACGCAGCTGTTGATGAACGTCAGCGCCTGAGTGACTCCCCAGCCGGTCTCGCAGATGTTGTTCACGTACTCGGACTTCAGCAGTTGGCCACAGATGCCCATGATGTTGACAACGTGAAGAGGACACCACAAGACGAAGAAGGTCACAACAATGCTTGTCACCAGTTTGGTCAACCTGGGGCTGCTGAAGAAAGCAGTTTCATTTACCTTCTGATGAAGGCATGCATAGGAAGTGACCAGGATGGTGAAAGGGACGATGAAGCCCCATAACGTCTCCATGGATATGGTGAGAACCATCTCACCCACTGATCTGTATTTCCAACGGCAACGCATCTCCTCCCCAACCACATCTCCTAGCACAAGGGCTGGACAAGCCAGGATCCCTGACAGCCCCCACAGAGAAGCCAGTAATATCCTCTCCCCAGCCCCACGAAGCATCATCCACTGCCTGGTGTAGAGGACTGCCAGGTATCTCTGTACGCTCATCAGGGTGACCGTCAGCACGCTGCAGTACAGGCTGCCGATGATCAAGTAAGAGAAGAACCTGCAGGCCTTGACGCCCAGCACCCAGCCAAACAGCCAGCTGTGGATCCACACAGGCAGCGTGACGAGGGACAGGAGATCAGCCATGGCCAGGTTCAGCACCAGCTTCAGGGTGAAGTTCTTGTCGCCTCTCCTGAACTTGCGAGCTATCACCAAGACAACTGCCACGTTACCGCAGATGCCCACCAAACAACAGAGGCTCACAATCGCACATGGGCCGATGTTGCCCTTGTTGAAGATGGTGTGGTTAGAGCTGGAGGAGTTAAGCGGCAGCATGGTGTGGAAGCAGCCTCACGATATAGCGCTGCTGCCTTAGAGTGAGGCTTATCTATCACAAAGTGTTGTGAAATACACTTTCTTCCCTTTATGATCTTCCCCTTTTCTTCCTCACACCAGGAGGGGGAGTGTCCTCCATAATTAAGCTGCAATTAAATTTATTCTGTTTTCAGACAAATAGCAGAGAAAACACTGAATCAGACAAAATACCCCTCTTTGTTGCAAACTATTACTGGATTGCCGACGGTCACGATTCGCGGCCACGGGGCGGGGAAGCAAGAGTCCAGGGAGTGAGGGTAACGTAGGGTTAAATTGGGGGAAACACACTTGAGAACACGAAACAACAGGCATGGGTAACTAAGTGACGTTAAtggccggactggggaaacattcaCAAGAAAAGCTCTTAAATACATAACAGCAATTAACGCAACCAGAAAGGGCTAATAACACGGGGGTTCCACGCGGGtacatgagggggcgtggcacgcgGGAGGATGGGCACCATCGGGGCAgcatttggtcagctggctggagcgaGATTTCCAATCCGCGATgggtctgcacacgcatttctATGCACGTAAGACTttaattaccttgtaaatagtccgtAGGGTTTGCCAGCTGCCCCCTTTTGATGTAGCTCATTTTAGATTCGTAAGGAAATAGCATAGATTTGCCGCAAGATTTCTTGCGTAAGTGTGAGAGAACGGCCGGATCTACAAGCCCCCCTACTTTTCAGTTCCTAAAACAATAATCATAAAACCGCAATCGCCACTATGTCCATAAACTGCTCCAGTTACTGAAACAAACGATACAGGGAGAGTAATCTAAATGAAACAGCAATCTCAGGTCCCCAAAACGCTTAAACTTAAGCTATCCGCCTGCATGCATGTGCGGAGAGGAGCGACTGGACTGGTTTGCAGTCACACCCTACAGTCTCCACTGGCACCCACTGCTTAAACGTAAAGGGTTCAGCTTTTCAGATTGGAAAATTATAAGAAAACAATCACCTGCGCCGTACAACCATGGCAGATGGCCGTCTGTGGGACTTAGCTGTTAACACTGAGATCCAGCGTGCACAAGCACTTTATTTGGATATTAAGCTTTAGACTTTAGAAAAATGTGTCGAGACATGACCAGAGGGGTAGTGCAGAGGCAGCAACTTATGTTGTTCCTGATGTCGCTTATCAAGATAAACTTGGGGAAGTATGTATTAAcataatattaaaattaatatcctaaaaatgtatttgtggatcttttacatttatctatggtAGTACAATTGTATTTCTATATTAGAACTCCCACATACCGCTCTCCCATGCCACCCTGCCTAAATCTCTAgaattttctagatccaccatTGTGTAAGAATCTGAAAGCGCCACGCCAGTTTGCAACCCTGATGTTAATGGGcactttcagcaacagtatcCAACTATGTGCAATTACACAATTTCTAAAATCAACTGAGAATGTACTATACTTGGTCAAATTATAATCAGTGCGCTCTGAAAGCTTTAGAATATCAAAGATATACCTACATACAAGGACAGCCTCCTTAGCAAGTGACTGGTCTCTGCTACCTTATTAGACACGATCAGTGTCCAAAAACTTAAAGAATGTCGTTCTCTCAGCGGACATGATAATCGATGACGCGTCAATGTCAACTTTGCAATGAGGCGCGTGCTTAgcgctataataataataataataataataataataaataaataaattatttcagtACCTTCAAAAGCGctctataaataaaatgtatttattattattattattattattattattattattataggaaGCAGGACATGAAGTACTAGCGGGCAGGCAGGGGAAGAAAGGAGAAGGGGCCCAGACACTCGGGGAATTGCTGAAACGATCGATTCGCCGTACACGCATACTCCAGGTTATTGGGTTATTGTTACGTGGGCTAATTGTTAGGGTTGGGCCTACACTGAATATCGGTATCGAGATTGGTATCAGTGACACCAACCCTGAAAATCACGCAAAGCGACGTTTGtactattttattattttaggaGGGGCAGCCTCCTTTTTCACCAGCGAGTGAAGCGAGGTCGTATCACGTGAGCTTCGGTCTTTTACTACTTGCTAATTACTCATTTTAAGCACAGCGCTGTCACGACATTACTCTAAGTATAACTGAGAGTCTTGCAGAAACGTTGTTATATGGTGTTTTGCTCTTGTCAGAATTATTCCTGACACAAAAAGGGGTATAATGAGAGGCTGACTGATCCGACATATCTGAATGTAGAAGATGCATGCGCTCAAACTGTCCGTATGTGTATCTAGAAACATGCTGCTGTGGTCACGTGGAGGCTGTTTGACCAATCACAGGCAGAGCTGGGCCAAGAGGTTAGcgtttattttattcatttatttttttggcttgccTGAGATGTTTGGGCATTACTTCATCGTCTCAATCGGGGGTGGCCAACTACTGCTGCAGAGAAAATACTATAACGAACTACCGATTCGCGACGGTATATTTTTCCGCAGACCGGACGAGGGTCCCATCGCTCTGTTTGCGGACCGGGGTTGGGGTGGTCCCACCTGGTATTTTCCTATCGCGTTTGACCAGATGGCCACCaaagaaataaaacattatCCATTAATCATCGCGCGATCAAGCAGTCGACCCTACTAGATGAATAGATATGGTTGTGTTTATTGGACAAATCTGTCAGTCTGGGATAATGTAACtggtgccccctggtggtaaAGTAGTCTGGACGCTCTCATCACCATGGTCTGGGTTCAACTCTTAGATAACAAGAAGCATCTGCTTTACGGTGGCTTGTAGTTACCTCTGTGGACGAGGACTGtttctgtgatcggaaggttcaTACCCAGAGGTTTGTAGGCGCGATTTCCACATCTGGTGTTCTGTCGAGTTAGGCTACCGTAGTGCTGATAGTCCTAACCACAACCCCCCAAAAACCCTAaaaccctcaccctaaccataaccccttTAACCTAACCCTACTCCCAAGacggtggaactgcacatgcgcagaaaGGCTCGATTGCATATAGGTATCTCAACCCGTTAGAATACCGCCTCTCACAGTGTAAACGGGGTAATAATCGCAGGCTAAAGAGAGCGGCAGGGGGAGCACAGAGTCTTGATTGTCTTCTGGATATTCATCACCCCCCACCAGACCCATGCTGACAGGTATTCCGCTTAATACAGTCTTGCCAGCTGTGATTGGATTGATTAGGATGGTCAGCTTTGTGGACTGAGGAGAACAGTTGTACGCAAAATCTACTGCGCTGCGTTTGTGTGCTGCGTTTTTCATAACATGTCGGGGTGATGTTTTGCATCATCTGAAATAAAAGAGAATGCCACCCTGAGGCACCTGAAAACTACTAAAATTAAGAAAcagaggaaataaaaaaaaacgcagCACACATACAGAAGTCAGGTTCAGTAGATTCTGCGTACAACTGTTCTCCTCAGATCCGTGTTACACAGAttggccagcagatggcgcCAAGGCTTTAGtgaaggggggcgggggggggcgggaataGAATAAGAAGGCCACACGCCCTCTAGTTTCAGCCTGTATTTCTGTTTGGCTGGCAGAGAAAAAAGAAGCACAGCATTCAGATGCTGTAGCTTTATTGAATCGTCCTTCTCAAGCATGCAGCAGCACAATGCTTCAAACTCAACCCACACCCACTGGACACCTGTAGTTAACGTGGCTCCCTGTATACTCCTAACACTCTGCTCACTGGTGGGGATTCCTGGCAACTTGCTGGTTATCGTGGCAATCCTGCGGAACATCAGGCAAGCCACGATGACCGTCAGACTGATGCTGAACCTGGCTTTCGCAGACCTGCTCTCCTTGTTCCTGGCGGTTCCTTGGATTCCGGCATTGCTGGGCGACTGGCCTTACAACGAAGCCTTCTGCAAGCTGCTCTCCTATGCGCTGTACAGCTGCATATACGTGAGCGTGCTGACAGTAACAGCCATGAGCGTGCAGCGATACATACAGGTGGCATACCCCTTGAAGCTGCGTACCTGGAAGATGAAGAGTTTTTTGTTGCTGGGCGGCCTCTGGGTGCTGGCGCTGCTGCTCAGCTCCCCAACCGTGGCACTAAGGAAGCTGGTCATCGATAAGGGGCAGCTGAGGTGCCAGCCACGGTACGAGTCCCACGCGCAGCTGGCAGCACTGCTCATGCTGGAGACGGCCCTGGGCTTTCTGGTCCCCAGCGTGCTCATCAGCATCTCCTACGCCAACCTCATCCACCGAGTGAAAAAGTTGCCCTTCACCTCGAGCCGGAGATTAAACAAGCTGCTCACCTGGGTGGTGGCAGCGTTCCTCATTCTCTGGTTCCCCTCCCATGTGGTCAACATCCTGCGCGTCTGTGCCGTCCTGGCGCCATCGGGGAGCCCTGCGCTGAGGAACGGCGGGGAACATCTCCGCAACCTGACAGGAGCGCTCACCTTCCTCAACAGCTGtctcaatcccttcctgtacgCCTTCGCCTCGCGTAACCTGAGAGGCAGCAGTAGCTTCATGAAGAAGATGGAGAGGGTTTGGGACTTACGGCAGCCTGACACGCCCCCCACAGACTCCCGGAAGCCCTCCCTGTGCACCCAGTCTAACCTGCTCGTCGTCCCCAAAGAAACCCCAGGTATGAGGAGGGCTCATAAACCTGAAGAGTGTATAAATTTAGGCTGTGGAAGGGGTCAGATGTCTGTACAGCTTATCAGTACAGAAGAGGGCATGACTAACGTAAAGCACTGTGAGACAACGTAATGTGTAAATGCTCCATattaataaaattgaattgagtaGAAAGATGATGAAATACAGACATGCATTATGGgagatatatatatgtatatataaaatgagTGTTTATGTATTGTATGTATATGTCTATgtctatatgtatatgtatatattatattgctTTAATAAATAATGCTTGTAGCTATTATGACTATTTTATTCCATATGATGTAgttgaaaatgtatttattataatCTGTTATATAAAAAAACTGTTCACAAATAATTCAGTCACCTTGTACTGTGTTCAGAAGGTGCATGAATAGACACCCACCAATAACGCATTTATCCGCCGTTCAACCAGTTATCCTGCTCTGAGTGTCTGGGGAGGGGAACCTTTTCTCTAATAATCATTACTATGTTTAATGCTCATAGTAACTTCTGAATGACTTTTCTAATTGCCAGTGcatacattattttaaatcagTTTGGTGTCAAAATGATGTAATatgcattaaaatgtaaaaaaaaatgttttaattgttTAAATGTAAGAATGATACAATCATTCTGACTCAAAATATAATGCACTCCTGTGATATAATCATGAAATGCTGAAGCATTTAAATCTTTTTTGTGAGGACAGTATTGTGTTCATATTGTTTCAAATACATACAAAAAAACCTGAAACCATGTTTATTTCCTTTCAAATGTAAAATTTAAACccctttattttgttaaattaccTGATTATTTCATCACTTTAAGACGTTAAATCTATAGACTAGATACCAATTTGCATCTTTTTGAAGTGTTAATTGTCTTGGCCCTGCTGATTTCATATCGCCCCGATTATCAGTAAATAACTCTGTGCCACACAACTGACGGAGTATGGAGGACCCTGATTGGACAGTTCAAGTCACTGGGGAAGCTTGCAGTCTCTCCGATCAGGCGAGGCTGTATCAGGGCCAATTTGGGTTCCTCAGGCTTATGCTGTGTGCTTTTTAAAGCATGTTGGCTTTTAGCGCCTTATTGGTGCATCCGATCTCCCCGTGCGATTTAACTCGCATACAGGAGGAAGTTAAGACTGAGGTTAGGTGCAATGCAATAACATTAATGCAAACGAACGAATGGATTCCTGTCTGGGTAAAACATGTGTTGTaattattagcataattagcattctCGTTGTTTATTTGCAGTAGGGAATTGCAATCAATGGTTTCAATGACCTTTTTTTTAGAAAGTAGGTCAGATGACTATGGCTGGTATATCGAGAAGCGGTGACTGGCAATGCTACCTCACTGCAGCTCGATACCCACAGCACACCCACGCCTCCCACCCATAACCTGGTAACCACATGCAGATGTCAGCACCATGACAATAGCTTTCGTTTGTTTGCACTGGTTGCACTTCGGAGCATGGGCTTGAAACCCAGCACCTTCCGTTACTATCTGGATGCCTGCACTCGTTACTGAACGGCTGGGTGCCCACCTGACCGCATTCCCAGCATGACGAGGCTGACCCAGTCACCCCGAGAGCTTAAATGCCACAGCAGACCTCGTGCAGCAAGATTCACGCCCACGTCTCCCCAGGAAAGACAACTCAGAGCAGGGGCGCAACCCCCAGGCACCGGCAAAGAAACAGCTTGCACTTCgtatttttaatgaaaatatattaaacatatattttccagttacttaataCACAGTATGTCCTTAACATATTTCTTAACATTTTCAAATCTTACAACACATATccgagaacagaataccagtaCAACAAATACCAGTACGCTTGGGTGCTTATTCTTGTACGCTTGTACTCTCACTCGCTTCAAACTTACACACAACAACATGTTGTATTCCTCTCCATGGAGTTTCTGACACATTCTAATGTGTAGAATATTAACAGGGTCTGAAAAAAAAGGTATAGATGAGCGATAAAGTCCTCGTTAGAGAAATAAGAGCTCATGCAGGTCCGCTGGCAGGTCCTGCGCGTGACAGGCTGCCTGGACACGCCCTCTCTGTGACGGGGAGGCTGTGCTGGCACAGCATTAGCAGTGGTAGCACACGAGGGTCTCTGCGCTGTGAATGTGTTTCTTACCCAGATTAGCAGAAACTGGTGTCGTTTCCTTTGTGTGGTGCTAGAGAAGACTTTTTATACTCCCCAATTGCCTAAAGACCCCCCCCCAAGGAAGGAGGGACCCCCTGGCCTGCAGGAGGAGGCTCCACAGATGTCCAGGCGGGGACTGGGAGACAGGCTGGGGGGTAGGGTGCGTGGGTTGCTGCCACAATGCAGATCAGAGCGTGGCATGTCTTTGCTGGTGGGGGTTCAAGACAGCGTGCGGTCTGATGGACCCCTTTACTTCCGAAACGACGATACAGCTCCTGTAGGGGCCCCCACTCCCCCCTAAGCTTCTAGAAAGCCTTGTCTCAGTCAGTCAGGCTCACAGGCCTATGTTATCACTCCCCAATCTCATCAGCGGAGCAGAGACTCTATTAAAACACACGCTGTCTGCTTAATTGGGCTCCTTTAATTAGCACGCTGAGCCCGTCTCATGACAACGGCAGACCTAAAGACACTATTACTGGTCTGTCAATGTGGCCCGCCCCTGTCTTCCATTGTCCACACCCCGCTGGTCTCTCCTTAGATTTACAAAAAAGTGGAAGgggcttttcttttttcctgtaatttgtcccggggggggggaactATATTAAGGATTTCTACATATGCGAGTTAAAAACTGAAGCAGCCTTCAGCTCggtccttaataataataatagcaactATTAAAATTCATATCATTGCAGTTACAGTAAAGTGATAATGGCGATAATGATCAGTCTAAAAACTACGGTCTCTCTTCGGATCTTCAGTAATGCTGTTTCCGAAACTCGTCCCAAGCGCAGCCTGAGTATTTACACAGATCCATGCACAACTGGCCAGTCTGACAGACATCATTTTGGAGGAGAATAAAAGCCCAAGAGGCAGTGGtccgtggggggagggggaagggGGCAAGAGCGCCCTCACATGGCCGCTAGCTGGGTGAGCACCGTGCGGAAGTGCTGTGTGCGGGTGGCCAGCTCGCGCACGCGCTCCGTCATGTCCCGGGCAGCGCCAGCGGACGGGTACTGCAGAGCTGCCGTCTTGGTGCTCACCACGATGTCTTTGAGCTTCTCGCAGAGCGCGTTGCTGTACTGCGTGACACGGGCCCGCACCTCCGGCGACTTGGCCTGCCGCGCCAGTGTGTCGCCGATGAAGACCAACTTGTGCGCGCTCAGGATGACAAACTTGCTGTGCGCCACAAAGATCTTGGGTGGCTGGTTAGCACCGATGGCGGAGTAGAAAGCATCCACGGCATTGGTCAGCGTGGTGATGTTGGCCTCGCACTGTTCCAGGTAGAAGAGCAGCAGCTGGCGGTCGCCGGCGCTGAGGCCCCCCCGCGATGCGCCACAGTGTGACGGGGGGCTCCAGCCGGATGGGTCGTTATTGATCGGCCGGCTCACTTCCTGTTCCAACCGCTCAAACTGTTTCAGCTGTGTGAGTAGGGGAGAGGTGTCAACCTTACAAGAACATTATTTATAGCTCTTATGTATAGCTACAGAAGTTCGGGTGAATGTGCGACAGAGACACAGCATcatacagacaaacagacagacagacaacatCATGCACAATCAGACAGAAGGCACAGCAACAGAGACACAGCAACTTGCGGCATTATGCAGAcagagggacagacagacgCTGCATTATGCAAAAACGGACACAATAATATGCATAGGCAGAAAAGCAACATTATGCACATAGTTAGACAGAGCattagcacagacacagtaatgtgcatagacagacaggcagagcatCACGCACAGGCACAGTAATGTgcatagacagacaggcaagcATCACGCACAGGCACAGTAATGTgcaaagacagacaggcagagcatCATGCACAGGCACAGTAATGTgcaaagacagacaggcagagcatCACGCGCAGGCACAGTAATGTgcatagacagacaggcagagcatCATGCACAGGCACAGTAATGTGCAAAGACAGCAGGCAGAGCATCACGCACAGGCACAGTAATGTGCAAAGACAGCAGGCAGAGCATCACGCACAGGCACAGTAATGTgcaaagacagacaggcagagcatCACGCGCAGGCACAATAATGTgcaaagacagacaggcagagcatCATGCACAGGCACAGTAATGTGCATAGACTGACAGGCGGAGCATCATGCACAGGCACAGTAATGAgcaaagacagacaggcagagcatCATGCACAGGCACAGTAATGTGCAAAGACAGGAAGGCAGAGcatcacacacaggcacagtaatgtgcaaagacagacaggcagagcatCACTCACAGGCACAGTAATGCgcaaagacagacaggcagagcatCACGCACAGGCACAGTAATGTgcaaagacagacaggcagagcatcacacacaggcacagtaaTATGcaaagacagacaggtagagcatcacgcacagacacagtaatatgcaaagacagacaggcagagcatcacacacaggcacagtaaTATGCAAAGACAGACAAGTAGA
Coding sequences within it:
- the LOC125706833 gene encoding leukotriene B4 receptor 1-like isoform X1, giving the protein MQQHNASNSTHTHWTPVVNVAPCILLTLCSLVGIPGNLLVIVAILRNIRQATMTVRLMLNLAFADLLSLFLAVPWIPALLGDWPYNEAFCKLLSYALYSCIYVSVLTVTAMSVQRYIQVAYPLKLRTWKMKSFLLLGGLWVLALLLSSPTVALRKLVIDKGQLRCQPRYESHAQLAALLMLETALGFLVPSVLISISYANLIHRVKKLPFTSSRRLNKLLTWVVAAFLILWFPSHVVNILRVCAVLAPSGSPALRNGGEHLRNLTGALTFLNSCLNPFLYAFASRNLRGSSSFMKKMERVWDLRQPDTPPTDSRKPSLCTQSNLLVVPKETPGMRRAHKPEECINLGCGRGQMSVQLISTEEGMTNVKHCETT
- the LOC125706838 gene encoding leukotriene B4 receptor 1-like, producing MLPLNSSSSNHTIFNKGNIGPCAIVSLCCLVGICGNVAVVLVIARKFRRGDKNFTLKLVLNLAMADLLSLVTLPVWIHSWLFGWVLGVKACRFFSYLIIGSLYCSVLTVTLMSVQRYLAVLYTRQWMMLRGAGERILLASLWGLSGILACPALVLGDVVGEEMRCRWKYRSVGEMVLTISMETLWGFIVPFTILVTSYACLHQKVNETAFFSSPRLTKLVTSIVVTFFVLWCPLHVVNIMGICGQLLKSEYVNNICETGWGVTQALTFINSCVNPFLYAFAFRKRNKKTEQSTQSKITQYT
- the LOC125706833 gene encoding leukotriene B4 receptor 1-like isoform X2, whose amino-acid sequence is MLTDLLSLFLAVPWIPALLGDWPYNEAFCKLLSYALYSCIYVSVLTVTAMSVQRYIQVAYPLKLRTWKMKSFLLLGGLWVLALLLSSPTVALRKLVIDKGQLRCQPRYESHAQLAALLMLETALGFLVPSVLISISYANLIHRVKKLPFTSSRRLNKLLTWVVAAFLILWFPSHVVNILRVCAVLAPSGSPALRNGGEHLRNLTGALTFLNSCLNPFLYAFASRNLRGSSSFMKKMERVWDLRQPDTPPTDSRKPSLCTQSNLLVVPKETPGMRRAHKPEECINLGCGRGQMSVQLISTEEGMTNVKHCETT